The sequence below is a genomic window from Candidatus Afararchaeum irisae.
GACGACGCCGCCTAAAACGAACGACGCCGCTAAGGGCGCGAGTGCGACGAGGTATCCCCGTCCGACGAGTACGCCTGCGAGTATGGGGCCTATGACCGCTCCTATCTTTCCGACTCCCCCCGCGAAGCCGTTGCCCGTCGCACGTGCCTCCGTAGGGAAGAGCTCGGGAGTGTAGGCGTATATCGCTCCCCAGGCTCCGAGAGCGAAGAAGCTCGCGCCGAGGAGACCCGCTATGAAGCTACTCAGGCTCGACTCGGCACCTATACCGAAGAAGGAGACGTCGGGCATCGAGACTGCGAAGACGAACGTAAAGACACCCGAGAGGACGAGGTACGATCCGAGCGTCGGCTTCCGTCCTATCCTCTCGACTAGGTACGCCGCGCTGAAGTAGCCGGGGAACTGGACGACTGCGATCAGGACGAAGTAGAGGTATATGCTCTCGAAGGTAAGACCACCGACTGTCACGTTGCCGACGACTCCCGCGGCTCCTACCGTACTCGGAAGCCAGATGAAGACTCCGTAGTAGCCGAGGTTTACGCCGAACCACGCCGTCGTGATCATCGCAGTCTGTTTCCTCAGATCCGACTCGAAGAGACGTGAGAAGCCGGGCGACCGAGTCTCTCTGACCTCCTCCGCCGAGATGGGTGTGAACTCCTCTCCGTTTTCCTCGGCTATCTCACGTATACGGTCGTTCGCGGCTTCTATCTCACCCTTGAGAGCGAGGTAGTACGGCGTCTCGCTGAGTCCTCTCCTTATCACGAATACGGTGAGAGCGGGGAACGACGCCGCGGCGAACAGGACTCTCCAGTTAGCGACCTCTCCAAAGACGGGTACGTCTACCATACCGCCCGATGAGACCACCGAGAGGAAAAACCACGCGAGGACGACGGCTAGGA
It includes:
- a CDS encoding MFS transporter; this encodes GMIAGNWIWGAYADTNGRKKAFEWTVLFYSVFTGLTALATGFYSGFGLRFLTGVGLGGALAVDTSYLSEHLPTQERGKYVVYLDAFWPLGNLLAVVLAWFFLSVVSSGGMVDVPVFGEVANWRVLFAAASFPALTVFVIRRGLSETPYYLALKGEIEAANDRIREIAEENGEEFTPISAEEVRETRSPGFSRLFESDLRKQTAMITTAWFGVNLGYYGVFIWLPSTVGAAGVVGNVTVGGLTFESIYLYFVLIAVVQFPGYFSAAYLVERIGRKPTLGSYLVLSGVFTFVFAVSMPDVSFFGIGAESSLSSFIAGLLGASFFALGAWGAIYAYTPELFPTEARATGNGFAGGVGKIGAVIGPILAGVLVGRGYLVALAPLAASFVLGGVVVLLFGRETKGEPLF